From Eptesicus fuscus isolate TK198812 chromosome 13, DD_ASM_mEF_20220401, whole genome shotgun sequence, the proteins below share one genomic window:
- the ZBED5 gene encoding zinc finger BED domain-containing protein 5 encodes MIAHLLCILSYNFNKFVILNVYSKLTMFCTTNTLPMDLLPKQGSLKQEVESFYQIVAESNDQKVGILQSDDEQLQPSVSKKSEDELSRVQFMSNSNKITFSKKPKRRKYDESYLSFGFTYFGNRDAPHAQCVLCKKILSNSSLAPSKLRRHLETKHAAYKDKDISFFKQHLDSPENNKPLPPKIVNTDNESATEASYNVSYHIALSGEAHTVGELLIKPCAKDVVMRMFDEQYSKKIDAVQLSNSTIARRIKDLAADIEEELVCRLKICDGFSLQLDESADVSGLAVLLVFVRYRFNKSIEEDLLLCESLQSNATGKEIFNCINSFMQKHEIEWGKCVDICSDASRAMDGKIAEAVTLIKYVAPESTSSHCLLYRHALAVKIMPTSLKNVLDQAVQIINYIKARPHQSRLLKILCEEMGAQHTALLLNTEVRWLSRGKVLVRLFELRRELLVFMDSAFQLSDCLTNLSWLLRLAYLADIFTKLNEVNLSMQGKNVTVFTVFDKMSSLLRKLAFWASSVEEENFDCFPTLSDFLTEINSTVDKDICSAIVQHLRGLRSTLLKYFPVTNDNNAWVRNPFTVSVKPASLVAQDYESLIDLTSDSQVKQNFSELSLNDFWSSLIQEYPSIATRAVRVLLPFATMHLCETGFSYYAATKTKYRKRLDAAPHMRIRLSNITPNIKRICDKKTQKHCSH; translated from the coding sequence ATGATTGCTCATCTTCTATGTATCCTGTCTTATAATTTCAACAAGTTTGTGATACTCAATGTTTATTCTAAACTAACCATGTTTTGTACCACAAATACATTGCCTATGGATCTATTGCCGAAACAAGGAAGTCTTAAACAAGAAGTAGAATCATTTTATCAAATTGTAGCTGAATCAAATGATCAAAAAGTTGGAATATTACAAAGTGACGATGAACAGTTGCAGCCATCAGTTTCTAAAAAATCAGAAGATGAGCTTTCCAGGGTTCAATTTATGTCCAATTCCAACAAAATAACATTTAGTAAGaaaccaaaaagaagaaaatatgatgaAAGTTATTTGTCTTTTGGATTTACTTACTTTGGAAATAGAGATGCACCTCATGCTCAGTGTGTGTTATGTAAGAAAATTTTATCAAatagctctttggcccctagtAAGCTTCGAAGACATTTGGAAACTAAACATGCTGCATATAAAGACAAAGACATAAGCTTTTTCAAGCAACATCTTGATTCACCTGAAAATAACAAACCCCTACCACCTAAAATTGTCAATACAGATAATGAAAGTGCTACAGAGGCGTCGTACAATGTAAGTTACCACATAGCCCTGAGTGGAGAGGCTCATACTGTTGGAGAATTGCTTATCAAACCTTGTGCAAAAGATGTCGTGATGCGGATGTTTGATGAACAATACAGTAAAAAAATAGATGCAGTGCAACTATCAAACAGTACTATTGCACGCCGAATTAAGGATCTAGCTGCTGACATTGAAGAAGAGCTTGTTTGTAGACTGAAAATTTGTGATGGGTTTTCGCTGCAGCTAGATGAATCAGCTGATGTTTCAGGACTTGCTGTGCTACTTGTGTTTGTTCGTTACCGGTTTAATAAGTCTATTGAGGAAGACCTACTGTTATGTGAATCTCTGCAAAGTAATGCTACTGGTAAAGAAATTTTCAACTGCATCAACAGTTTTATGCAGAAACATGAGATTGAATGGGGAAAATGTGTTGATATTTGTAGTGatgcttctagggcaatggatgGAAAAATTGCCGAGGCTGTCACCTTGATAAAGTATGTGGCTCCGGAAAGTACCAGTAGTCACTGCCTATTATATAGACATGCACTAGCAGTTAAAATAATGCCTACATCTCTAAAAAATGTGCTAGATCAAGCAGTACAAATCATCAATTATATTAAAGCTCGACCACATCAATCCAGACTACTAAAAATTTTATGTGAAGAAATGggtgcccagcacacagcactTCTTCTAAATACAGAGGTGAGGTGGCTTTCCCGAGGTAAAGTTCTTGTAAGACTTTTTGAGCTTCGTCGTGAACTATTGGTTTTCATGGATTCTGCTTTTCAACTGTCTGATTGTTTAACAAATTTATCTTGGCTCCTAAGACTTGCATATCTTGCAGATATTTTTACTAAATTAAATGAGGTTAATCTGTCAATGCAAGGAAAAAATGTGACAGTGTTTACAGTATTTGATAAAATGTCATCATTGTTAAGAAAATTGGCGTTTTGGGCCTCATCTGTAGAAGAAGAAAACTTTGATTGTTTTCCTACACTAAGTGACTTTTTGACTGAAATTAATTCTACAGTTGATAAAGATATTTGCAGTGCCATTGTGCAGCACCTACGGGGTTTGCGCTCTActctgttaaaatattttcctgtaacaaatgacaataatgCTTGGGTTAGGAATCCATTTACAGTATCTGTTAAACCAGCTTCATTAGTAGCACAGGACTATGAGAGCCTGATTGATTTAACGTCTGATTCTCAAGTGAAACAAAATTTCAGTGAACTTTCCCTAAATGATTTTTGGAGTAGCCTAATTCAAGAGTACCCAAGCATTGCAACGCGTGCAGTTCGTGTACTTCTTCCTTTTGCTACAATGCACCTGTGTGAAACAGGATTTTCATATTATGCTGCAACAAAAACGAAATATCGGAAAAGGCTTGATGCTGCGCCTCACATGCGGATCCGACTTAGCAACATTACACCTAATATTAAGCGGATATGTGataaaaagacacaaaaacacTGTTCTCATTAA